One Pseudonocardia abyssalis DNA segment encodes these proteins:
- a CDS encoding pilus assembly protein TadG-related protein: MTGDERGGGAVTAPMAIAVLALLAVIGLGIDGVRAAQGLARADALAEEAARAAGQILDVAELQRGVVVIDDGAAASAALAYLRQSDAEGTASIIGDRVRVEVRISQPTVLLGLVGRTEIVSTGSADALLVTTVPTEGAP; the protein is encoded by the coding sequence ATGACCGGCGACGAGCGGGGCGGCGGCGCCGTCACCGCGCCGATGGCCATCGCGGTGCTGGCGCTGTTGGCCGTGATCGGGCTGGGCATCGACGGCGTCCGCGCGGCACAGGGCCTCGCACGTGCCGATGCGCTGGCGGAGGAGGCGGCTCGCGCGGCTGGCCAGATCCTCGACGTGGCGGAGCTGCAACGCGGCGTGGTCGTCATCGACGACGGAGCTGCGGCGAGCGCAGCCCTCGCCTACCTGCGCCAGTCGGACGCCGAGGGAACCGCATCGATCATCGGTGACCGGGTCCGGGTGGAGGTCCGGATCTCGCAGCCCACGGTGCTCCTCGGGCTGGTGGGGCGGACGGAGATCGTCAGTACCGGCTCTGCGGATGCGCTGCTGGTTACGACCGTTCCCACGGAAGGGGCTCCATGA